The DNA sequence CCCGGTGGGAGCGGCCAGGGGCACCAGAGCGGCACGCCGGGCCGGTCGGGCGTGTCGCCGTCGGCGGCCACCCGCTCGACCACGCTCGCCATGATCTCGGCGCCGATGTGCTCCGGCACGTGCAGGGGCGGGACCGGGCCGCAGCGCAGGCACCGGGACTCGCCGTGCATCAGGTCCGGCTCGCGCACCGGGCCCGCGCATCTCGGACAACTCACCGCGACAGTCACGCCTTCACCGTCCCGCCGGGGCGGCGAGCCGTCAAGCGGGGCGGGCCGACGAACGTGGGATTTCCGCCCGGCGCCACACCCACCGACGTCAGCCGGGCGGCGGCGGGCCGGCGTACGACCGGACCCAGGCGTGCATGGCGATGCCGCTGGCCACCCCCGCGTTGATCGACCGGGTCGAGCCGTACTGGGCGATCGAGAACAGCGCGTCGCAGGCCGCCCGGGCCACCGGCGACAGCCCCGGTCCCTCCTGGCCGAAGAGCAGCACGCAGCGGCGGGGCAGGACGGCGGTCTCCAGCGGCCGGGAGCCGGGCAGGTTGTCGATGCCGACCACCGGCAGCCGTTCCCCGGCCGCCCACGCGACGAACTCCTCGATCGTCGGATGGTGCCGGACGTGCTGGTAGCGGTCGGTCACCATGGCGCCCCGGCGGTTCCACCGCCGATGCCCGACGATGTGCACCTCGGCGGCGAGGAACGCGTTGGCGTTGCGGACCACGGTGCCGATGTTGAAGTCGTGCTGCCAGTTCTCGATCGCCACGTGGAAGTCGTGCCGCCGCAGGTCCAGGTCGGCCACCACCGCCTCGCGCCGCCAGTAGCGGTAGCGGTCCACCACGTTGCGCCGGTCGCCGGCGGCGAGCAGCTCCGGGTCGAGTCGCGGGTCGTCCGGCGGGTCACCGGTCCACGGCCCCACCCCCACGGTGAGCTGGTCGTCGGTCACGGTTGCCGAGGGTACGCACCCGGCCGCGCGCGCCGTCAGCGCAGGTCGAGCGCGCCGGCCAGCCGGTCCAGGAAACGCCTGTCGGCGGGGCCGGGCGACGTCCCGCCGGCCCGGCACACCCGGGCGGCCACCGACTCCACCCACTGCCGGTACGCGGCGGAGTCGGCCGGATCGGCCCGGCGGCGCAGCACGCGTACCGCGGCCCGGGCGGCGGCGAGCAGGTCGACCAGGTCGGTGAGGCGCTCGCCCCGGTCGGCGGCGCCGTCGTGGCGCGCGTAGATGGCGGTGACCACCGCACGGATCAGATCACTGTCGAAGGCGCGGCCGGCGGCCACCGCGTCCAGGCCGGCCAGGCCGGCGGCGATCCCTCGCGGCGGGCGGCCGGGGCCGGGCGAGGCGGCGGCGACGAGGACCCGGCCGGGCAGTTCGGTCAGCAGGTCCCACTCCGCCGCCGAGTAGACGGCGGTGGTGAGCGGTGCGGCGCGGCGACCGGCAGAGGGCGGCTCTCCGGCGACGGAGTGGCTCATGGGGACCTCCAGCCCGAGCATATGCCCCGCCAGGAGGGTCCGGGCCCCGTCCCGGCGGAACGGGAACGGGACCCGGTCGGCGGGCGGCCGGCTCAGCGCGGCTCGGGGAAGCTCGGGCGCTCCGGGTCGACGCCGTCCGGCACGGCGGCGACGGCGTACTCCCGCTTCGGGACCATGACCTTGCGGCGGAAGACGCAGACCAGCGTGCCGTCCTGGTTGTAGCCGCGGGTCTCCACCGCGACCACGCCACGGTCGGGCTTCGAGGCCGACTCACGCTTGTCCAGCACCGTGGTCTCGCCGTAGATCGTGTCGCCGTGGAAGGTCGGGGCGACGTGCCGCAGGGACTCGATCTCCAGGTTGGCGATCGCCTTGCCGCTGACGTCGGGCACCGACATGCCGAGCAGCAGCGAGTAGACGTAGTTGCCGACCACCACGTTGCGCTTGAACTGGGAGGCGGACTCCGCGTAGTGCGCGTCCAGGTGGAGTGGGTGGTGGTTCATGGTCAGCAGGCAGAAGAGGTGGTCGTCGTACTCGGTGACGGTCTTGCCCGGCCAGTGCCGGTAGACCGCGCCGACCTCGAACTCCTCGTAGTAGCGGCCGAACTGCATCCTGGTCCCTTCGACGGGCGGCGATGGAGTTCGGCACAGCATGCCTTACCGCTGGTTAAGGCGAGGGGCGGGGCGCTCGCGCGGCGGAAATGTCACACCGGGCGCCACCTGGGAGGAGACGCAATGAGCGGCGGGGCCCTCCCCGGCACCCGCCGCCCACGCTCTGATGTGAAAGATTCTGCCGTACGGGGACCCGGTCCGACAGAGACCGGCGTCACATTTATCTTTTCGTAACAATACTCAGAGTCATCGAAGGGCCCTCCCTAAGCGATCTCCGCAGGCCGGATCACCGCTCTTCAGCACGCAAGTTACCGACTCGTAGCAAGAACGGAGCGTGATCTC is a window from the Micromonospora sp. DSM 45708 genome containing:
- a CDS encoding MaoC family dehydratase encodes the protein MQFGRYYEEFEVGAVYRHWPGKTVTEYDDHLFCLLTMNHHPLHLDAHYAESASQFKRNVVVGNYVYSLLLGMSVPDVSGKAIANLEIESLRHVAPTFHGDTIYGETTVLDKRESASKPDRGVVAVETRGYNQDGTLVCVFRRKVMVPKREYAVAAVPDGVDPERPSFPEPR
- a CDS encoding TrmH family RNA methyltransferase — translated: MTDDQLTVGVGPWTGDPPDDPRLDPELLAAGDRRNVVDRYRYWRREAVVADLDLRRHDFHVAIENWQHDFNIGTVVRNANAFLAAEVHIVGHRRWNRRGAMVTDRYQHVRHHPTIEEFVAWAAGERLPVVGIDNLPGSRPLETAVLPRRCVLLFGQEGPGLSPVARAACDALFSIAQYGSTRSINAGVASGIAMHAWVRSYAGPPPPG